The Falco biarmicus isolate bFalBia1 chromosome 1, bFalBia1.pri, whole genome shotgun sequence DNA segment ctgcccagcaAGCCTTCGGCCGAAGGCAGAATTTTCCCAAACCGAGGGAAACCCCCGGGAAGAGCCAAagcccagccccggcagcccACGGAGCGGGGCCGTTTGTCGCACCTGCCGCTAGCAGGACTAAATGTCAGGGTCCGACACCTCGGGCAAAGCCCTTCGAGTCCCCCCCGCTGCCCACTCCCTGGGTTCGGGGCcgtttctgctgctgccttcacctGGTCCGCCCGGGccagccggggccggggcgcggagCCCCTCTCAGCACCGCGCTCGCAGCGAGCCGGCAGTTCGGCTTTGGCTTCTTCCCGGGCCGGGGGTGCGGCGCCTGTTCGCTGGGGGCTGCAAACGCGCCCCCCGGCTctggggcagcggcggggctgCCGAGGCCGGCCGGGACCGGGGAGCCCCGCAccggccgcgccggggctgcGGGTTCCGCCCGCGTTTAAACGGTGCCGAGCCCAACAGTCGCGGGGGGCGCGTGGGGGGGCGCGTGGCGGGGCGCgtggcggggggcgggcgggggcgcgTGGGGGGCGGGGCTCAACCACCTGCCCCGTTCCGCAGGACGGGCTTTCCCCGCGCCGGGGAGAAGCTGTAGAGAGCTCGATGGCGAGCGCCGGAGGGCACGGTGCCTGTGAAGGGCCTGGAAGGCtgcaggggagggaaaggaggagctgcaggccGGGAAGGCAAAGGGGACGTGGAGCGAGGCCGCAGCGGGTGCGCGGTGCCGCGTCTCGGCGGCTGGCTGAGAACGTGAAACTCACAGAAATGCACCGAGTGCGGGGCGGGTGTAGCTTAGGGCTTAACCCGTTGGCTGTAGCCAAGCAGAAAGCGCGGGATCAGTAGTGACTGACCAGGGATGTTTTAGTATGTTGCGCGTGGACAGTGACGAGGACAGATAAGGTGGGTTTGGGACTAATGAAGGGTCTTGTGGTCAGACtcgggagtccgtgcctcagcCTCCTCCAGAAGCCTCGGGCAGTGACAGCTTGTTTGGGTACCCGGCCCCCCAGCATATTCACCCTTTCTCGCTTTAAACCCCTCAGCTGGCTCCGACAGGCCGGAATACTTTTTCCTGGCCAGGTTGTTCTCTGCACTCCGCTctcagggctggggtgctgggggctcgTCCCTTTCCAGGGGGGGTAAAACCAGGACCTGCGCGGTTGTGCCGGGCAAAACAACGCAAATAAGTGGACTGAGGGACAAGGGGGCTGCCAGCTTTTTGCAGCCCTGCCAGTGGCACCGTTACCCGGggggagcacagagcagctcccgCAGTGCTACCACCAGGGTGCTGAGAGGAGGAGAAGCCAGGACCGGGAATTCCTTAGTGCCTTTTGGGGTTCCTGGTCCCCAGCGTCCCCAAGAGGAGAGCCCAGATCTGCCTCCAAACTCCAGCCACTGCTCCTGCCAGAGCCCCGTGAAAGCTGCCACCCGCCAAGGGATAACCCTACCTCATCCCAAGGGTCACATCCTGCTCTCCCGGCACGAAGCACACACGAGCCGAGGCTAGGCTCTGCAGTGAGCTCAGCCCTTATTTTGTGTTGAGACTGGccagcctgggaagagctgtgacCCCTGCAGAGCAaccaggcagccctggggctgactgctgcagtgcctggtgcCCATGGGATCCAGCAGATCCCTGGGGAGGTGACAGGGTGCTCCTGACGTGCTGGGCatctgctggggagggctgtgtcCCTAGGGCAAGAGGGACGGGACATCCCGGAGTGGGTCCATCTGAAGGATGAGCCCCAGGCAGGGCGCGGAGGGGGATCTCTGTCcctggagatgctccagcctgACAGGGGGGATGAGCCGCCACGGTGCAGGGGCCAGGACCGCCCTTCTCCGGAGTCCCCTTCCAGCCCCCTTCTCCCAGCATGCCGGGTgacagcccctgccccacagctgtggGCACAGAGCCTGGCCCCGGCCTCCCTcgcacccagccccacagccctgagCCAACCTGCCCTCCCCATGGGGCTCCCCCAAACCCGCTGCCCCAGACCCAAACCCGCTGCCCTGTCTGCACCGGCTGCGCTGGCAGCTGGGTGTGCGCTGCTCTTCTTCCCCGCTtgagcagagcccagctcctcctgggcGTAACTGGCCTCGCGAGGGCTCAGCTATTCCTGTGGCTTCTGTGCAGCTCCTCTCGCCACCCTGTACCCGGGAGGCTCCAAAGCcactttgtgttttccttcccaGGGGCATCTACAGAGCCGGGTGGGGACATGGCACAAGCAGAGGGGTAGTCCCGGGCGCTCCCACCGCCACCGTGTcacccccagcagctccctgcagaggcagggaaggatgCTCCAGGGGTTGGGAGCAGCTCCCAGGACTTGGGACACTGAGCACGGCCACCCTTGTGCCGCACGGGCAGTGTGTAACCACTGCCACGCAGGTGCTGGCTTGTGCCTCGGTTTCCCCATGGGGAATTGCTGTGGCGCTGCAGAGGGGGAGTGGTAGCATCCCTGTACGGGGGCTGGCTGTACAGCCAGGGCCGGGCTGGTGAGATGTCCCCTACCTCCAGGTCGGGAGGGTCAGACGGAGCCAGGCGCTGCTGGAAGGAAACAAGGAGTCAGAAAGGAGTTTTCctcagggtttgttttgttggttttttttttaatagttacaATACTTTCCATGAAAAAGGTGAAATTGAACACGTATCTCTGCAATCCTACAGCATCACTATAGAGTCCCCAAAACAGGACAACAtaacaaaaccaagagaaagccaacaaaaccaaaaagaagcaTTGTCAATACAGATATAAACACCTACGCCGACCCCCAAAGCCCCCCCAGAGACATGGCCCTCATGCCCCGGCCCCAGGGACACCATCCCCAGCCATGTGGTGGCATCCCATGGCAAAGCATCGCGCCGGGGGAAGGCAGCGGCCCAGCCCCAGTGCGTGCTTTCATGCACTGAACGTGACGGTTCTCAGCCTGGCCCATGCTCATCTGCTAGTAGAGCGGCATCGTTGAGGTCAAATAACTGCTCCATGTTGGCACAGTTGGAGAGGTAATCATTTGTCCCTTCATCCCAGGCGTGCTGCAGGAAAGAAGTGGCCATGAAGGTTTCGTCCAAGTCCAGGATGTTCTTGTTGGACTCAGTGAGgacctgctcctgcccctggggaCAGTCGACGTGGTCCCCGTGCGCCGCCAGGTCCAGGTTGTGTGTTACGGGGCTGATGGCAGGCATGAGGTCCAGGGCCCCCAAAGCAGAGAAGTCTCCGTCCAGGCTGGTGTTGAAAATGGCTTCCCAGTCAAAGTCACCTTCCAGCGACCCCAGCTCGGTCTGCTCTTCCCGAGTCAGCAAGGCCGAGCTGGAAAGCCGAGGCACCTTGGCTGTTCTCTTGGGCGAGCTGTGCCTGCGCTTGTGCCCTGCCTTGCCGTCCGCCGCATTCGCGTTGTGGCCACCGGTGACTTCTTCAAActctttcagcagctgctgcaactGGGTGTTGACAGTGAGGATGCTGCTGGAGGTGCAAGCCggagcagctgggctggtggcaaACGGTGCTCCGGGCTGGGCCCCGTTGGTGAAGGCCGGGTGGATCTGCACGGGGGGTGCCCTCCGCTTTTTGACGGCACCGTTCTCGAGCTGGCCGGCGTGTTGGGGGTCCAGCTTCCAGAAGCCGCCTTTCCCCGGCTCGCCTTTCTCCCGGGGCACCTTGATGAAGCACTTATTCAAGGAGAGGTTGTGCCGGATGGAGCTCTAGacccaaaagagaaaaagaacccGTCTGAATGCTTGTGTGCTGCCGCAGCACCTACCTGCGTGCAAGGGAGACTGGTGGGAAAGCACATTTTCGGCAACCAGAAATGGGAACAAGCAAGCAGAAATGGCAACGTCAAAACATGCCGGGTGCGTGCCCAGCAGAGACACCCCCGCCCCGAGTCGCTAGCCGTTTTCTTGCCTCCCGTCTACTGCAGCCAGCGATGGCAGGAGCCACGGCGCTCAGGCTAGGACTTGGCAACCAGCGGGAAGATTTTGGGCATCCCCATGGGACCTTGCCTCGGAAAGCCCTCCGTAGCcctgtggggagaagggagaaggcaaGAGGTCTCCAGATCTCCGTCCTACCTGCCAGGTGGGATCAGCGTGTCGGAAGTAGCAGAAGTTGTCCATGATCCACTTGTAGATGTCGGACACGCTGATTTTGGGCTTCTTGCTGGCCTCCATTGCCATGCGGATGAGGGTGGCATAGGAGTAGGGTGGCTTGACGTGCGGGTTGGTCTTGTAGTCAATGTCCCCCGCGAGCTGCGGGTGCACGGCCACGGGGTGGTTGGCTGTGCTCGAGGTGCaagaggagctggcagggcaaGGGGTGTGTGATATGCCCATGCACGCCGTGTCAGAGGTCGTGGGTGAGCACGGTGGGGCAAAGCTGGGGACCTTGTGACCGTTGTGCGGGTCTGGGCcactggggcagcaggaggactCGTCCAGGGCGATCCCAACGATGGAGAAGTCACACAGCCACATGAGGCTGGTCAGGCTGTCGTTGAGATCATGCGAGTCCCCCACGCTGCCCGTGTGCCCTCTGTccttgcctgcctgcaggctgtTCAGCCACCCCTCAGCCATGGCTCGGTGTGTCGGCAGCTCTTGCAGTCCCGGGGCGCACGTGAAGGGGAAGGAGGGCGCGGGGCAGGTCCTGCAATAACAGCAGAGAGGGGGTTGGGGCTCCCCGAGGCGCAGCTGCTCTCTGGCACGCGGGCAGGACCGGGTCTGGGTGCCCCCAGCACCACTGAGCGAGACCCACCCCGGGGTGCTGCGCACCAGAGCCGCAGTGCCTCCCCCGGGGTGCTTCGGCAGCCCCAGAGCTCGGGGAGATGCCCTCAGGGCCCCGCGCCCCGGTGTCACCCACGCCCACCCCGgtgggctggtgctgcccagcaAGCCTTCGGCCGAAGGCAGAATTTTCCCAAACCGAGGGAAACCCCCGGGAAGAGCCAAagcccagccccggcagcccACGGAGCGGGGCCGTTTGTCGCACCTGCCGCTAGCAGGACTAAATGTCAGGGTCCGACACCTCGGGCAAAGCCCTTCGAGTCCCCCCCCGCTGCCCACTCCCTGGGTTCGGGGCcgtttctgctgctgccttcacctGGTCCGCCCGGGccagccggggccggggcgcggagCCCCTCTCAGCACCGCGCTCGCAGCGAGCCGGCAGTTCGGCTTTGGCTTCTTCCCGGGCCGGGGGTGCGGCGCCTGTTCGCTGGGGGCTGCAAACGCGCCCCCCGGCTctggggcagcggcggggctgCCGAGGCCGGCCGGGACCGGGGAGCCCCGCAccggccgcgccggggctgcGGGTTCCGCCCGCGTTTAAACGGTGCCGAGCCCAACAGTCGCGGGGGGCGCGTGGGGGGGCGCGTGGCGGGGCGCgtggcggggggcgggcgggggcgcgTGGGGGGCGGGGCTCAACCACCTGCCCCGTTCCGCAGGACGGGCTTTCCCCGCGCCGGGGAGAAGCTGTAGAGAGCTCGATGGCGAGCGCCGGAGGGCACGGTGCCTGTGAAGGGCCTGGAAGGCtgcaggggagggaaaggaggagctgcaggccGGGAAGGCAAAGGGGACGTGGAGCGAGGCCGCAGCGGGTGCGCGGTGCCGCGTCTCGGCGGCTGGCTGAGAACGTGAAACTCACAGAAATGCACCGAGTGCGGGGGGGGTGTAGCTTAGGGCTTAACCCGTTGGCTGTAGCCAAGCAGAAAGCGCGGGATCAGTAGTGACTGACCAGGGATGTTTTAGTATGTTGCGCGTGGACAGTGACGAGGACAGATAAGGTGGGTTTGGGACTAATGAAGGGTCTTGTGGTCAGACtcgggagtccgtgcctcagcCTCCTCCAGAAGCCTCGGGCAGTGACAGCTTGTTTGGGTACCCGGCCCCCCAGCATATTCACCCTTTCTCGCTTTAAACCCCTCAGCTGGCTCCGACAGGCCGGAATACTTTTTCCTGGCCAGGTTGTTCTCTGCACTCCGCTctcagggctggggtgctgggggctcgTCCCTTTCCAGGGGGGGTAAAACCAGGACCTGCGCGGTTGTGCCGGGCAAAACAACGCAAATAAGTGGACTGAGGGACAAGGGGGCTGCCAGCTTTTTGCAGCCCTGCCAGTGGCACCGTTACCCGGggggagcacagagcagctcccgCAGTGCTACCACCAGGGTGCTGAGAGGAGGAGAAGCCAGGACCGGGAATTCCTTATTGCCTTTTGGGGTTCCTGGTCCCCAGCGTCCCCAAGAGGAGAGCCCAGATCTGCCTCCAAACTCCAGCCACTGCTCCTGCCAGAGCCCCGTGAAAGCTGCCACCCGCCAAGGGATAACCCTACCTCATCCCAAGGGTCACATCCTGCTCTCCCGGCACGAAGCACACACGAGCCGAGGCTAGGCTCTGCAGTGAGCTCAGCCCTTATTTTGTGTTGAGACTGGccagcctgggaagagctgtgacCCCTGCAGAGCAaccaggcagccctggggctgactgctgcagtgcctggtgcCCATGGGATCCAGCAGATCCCTGGGGAGGTGACAGGGTGCTCCTGACGTGCTGGGCatctgctggggagggctgtgtcCCTAGGGCAAGAGGGACGGGACATCCCGGAGTGGGTCCGTCTGAAGGATGAGCCCCAGGCAGGGCGCGGAGGGGGATCTCTGTCcctggagatgctccagcctgACAGGGGGGATGAGCCGCCACGGTGCAGGGGCCAGACCGCCCTTCTCCGGAGTCCCCTTCCAGCCCCCTTCTCCCAGCATGCCGGGTGAcagccctgccccacagctgtggGCACAGAGCCTGGCCCCGGCCTCCCTcgcacccagccccacagccctgagCCAACCTGCCCTCCCCATGGGGCTCCCCAAACCCGCTGCCCCCAGACCCAAACCCGCTGCCCTGTCTGCACCGGCTGCGCTGGCAGCTGGGTGTGCGCTGCTCTTCTTCCCCGCTtgagcagagcccagctcctcctgggcGTAACTGGCCTCGCGAGGGCTCAGCTATTCCTGTGGCTTCTGTGCAGCTCCTCTCGCCACCCTGTACCCGGGAGGCTCCAAAGCCACTTGTGTTTCCTTCCCAGGGGCATCTACAGAGCCGGGTGGGGACATGGCACAAGCAGAGGGGTAGTCCCGGGCGCTCCCACCGCCACCGTGTcacccccagcagctccctgcagaggcagggaaggatgCTCCAGGGGTTGGGAGCAGCTCCCAGGACTTGGGACACTGAGCACGGCCACCCTTGTGCCGCACGGGCAGTGTGTAACCACTGCCACGCAGGTGCTGGCTTGTGCCTCGGTTTCCCCATGGGGAATTGCTGTGGCGCTGCAGAGGGGGAGTGGTAGCATCCCTGTGCGGGGGCTGGCTGTACAGCCAGGGCCGGGCTGGTGAGATGTCCCCTACCTCCAGGTCGGGAGGGTCAGACGGAGCCAGGCGCTGCTGGAAGGAAACAAGGAGGCAGAAAGGAGTTTTCTTCagggtgttttgttgtttttttttaatatttaaaatactttccatGAAAAAGGTTAAATTGCACACGTGTCTCTGCAGTTCTTCAGCATCAGTATAGAGGCCCTAAACCAGgacaaaataacaaaagcaagaaatacaaagaagcaTTGTCAATACAGATATAAACATCTACACCGGCCCTCAAAGCCCCCCAGAGACATGGTCCTCacgccccagccccagggacaccATCCCCAGCCATGTGGTGGCATCCCATGGCAAAGCATCTCACTGGGGGAAGGCAGcggcccagccccagctccgTTGCTTTCATGCACTAAACGTGACGGTTCTTATCCTGGCCCATGCTTTACTCGGGGGGAATGCGGGACTTGCGCTCCTACTTCCACGGCTCCAACACTCTCCCCAGATCTGGGTGCAAATTACTCTAAGtgtaatttatatttgtttttaaggcttttttattGATACACTACAACTATTCTCTCAATTATATTGCTTACATGAAGGTCCGAAGTGCTCTTGTAGACAAAAAATGAACTATGTACAATCCTCCAATGTACCAATTTTCGGCAAGTCTAAGACACACCACTAAAACTACTGCTTCTACTTACTCCCACCTAATGGCTACTCTTACTTCTAATAACCTACAGCAAAGGAGAGGCAAAGAATGTAGTGCTTGAGAGCTCCACGTCATGTTTCTGCAGAGTTTGGCTCCACTCTCAGAATGCTTCTGAGCTACTTTGCTGAGACCCTGCCACGCTCTTGCTGCACCCCAAGTCAAAGGGCCAAAGCTTCTGTGTGTGTCCAGCCTGCGGCTCTGCCAGCTGATGAGCTGTTCCCAGCTGCACGGGACTTGATCTTCACTGCTGTCCCCAGAGCCCGTTGCACGCACAGTGTTTGGCCTGAGCTCTTGAGTGGAGCCTGAATGtgaatttctttccttctcagtcCCACCTGGCAGCATTGGATGTGGTTTGACACATCAACA contains these protein-coding regions:
- the LOC130154549 gene encoding forkhead box protein J1-like; protein product: MAEGWLNSLQAGKDRGHTGSVGDSHDLNDSLTSLMWLCDFSIVGIALDESSCCPSGPDPHNGHKVPSFAPPCSPTTSDTACMGISHTPCPASSSCTSSTANHPVAVHPQLAGDIDYKTNPHVKPPYSYATLIRMAMEASKKPKISVSDIYKWIMDNFCYFRHADPTWQSSIRHNLSLNKCFIKVPREKGEPGKGGFWKLDPQHAGQLENGAVKKRRAPPVQIHPAFTNGAQPGAPFATSPAAPACTSSSILTVNTQLQQLLKEFEEVTGGHNANAADGKAGHKRRHSSPKRTAKVPRLSSSALLTREEQTELGSLEGDFDWEAIFNTSLDGDFSALGALDLMPAISPVTHNLDLAAHGDHVDCPQGQEQVLTESNKNILDLDETFMATSFLQHAWDEGTNDYLSNCANMEQLFDLNDAALLADEHGPG